In Maridesulfovibrio sp., a single genomic region encodes these proteins:
- the lpxC gene encoding UDP-3-O-acyl-N-acetylglucosamine deacetylase, protein MLQTTIHNTVRCKGIGLHSGKQVEIVLRPAAENTGILFSIHTGSGSSFISPNPDLVVATGLATTLGNGQDAVSTVEHLLAALRGMGIDNIHVEVRGNELPIMDGSAGPFVYLLRQAGVRRLSKERKVFAVKKSINFEQDGKYVRAFPHDGFAVDYTIDFEHPQIGRQTLSLEITPEVFMEELAKARTFGFLKEVEYLHANGLALGGSLDNAVVLDEYGVINEGGLRFADEFVRHKILDFVGDMAVMDMPLHGRFEVYASGHALNNSFLRYLHANAEDYLEERVLAPAAGKVKEQVYVPDSSAVPSPA, encoded by the coding sequence ATGCTGCAGACAACTATTCATAACACAGTAAGGTGCAAGGGGATCGGACTCCACAGCGGTAAGCAGGTGGAGATTGTTTTACGCCCTGCTGCTGAAAATACCGGTATTCTTTTTTCCATTCACACCGGTTCCGGAAGTTCCTTTATTTCACCGAATCCCGATCTTGTTGTAGCCACAGGTCTCGCAACCACCCTCGGAAACGGTCAGGACGCCGTTTCTACCGTTGAACATCTCCTTGCCGCTCTGCGCGGTATGGGTATTGATAATATTCATGTGGAAGTCAGAGGTAACGAGCTTCCCATCATGGACGGCAGTGCCGGTCCGTTTGTATATCTGCTGCGTCAGGCCGGTGTCCGCAGACTTTCCAAAGAGCGCAAGGTTTTCGCCGTGAAGAAGTCCATCAACTTTGAGCAGGATGGAAAATATGTGCGCGCTTTTCCGCATGACGGTTTTGCCGTGGACTATACCATTGATTTCGAACATCCGCAGATAGGAAGGCAGACTCTTTCCCTTGAAATTACTCCTGAAGTTTTCATGGAAGAACTTGCCAAGGCCAGAACCTTCGGGTTCCTCAAGGAAGTTGAGTACCTTCATGCTAACGGCCTTGCTCTGGGCGGTTCGCTTGATAATGCTGTTGTTCTTGATGAATACGGTGTCATCAACGAGGGCGGCCTGCGTTTTGCCGATGAATTTGTCAGACACAAAATTCTCGATTTCGTCGGGGACATGGCTGTAATGGATATGCCGCTGCATGGACGTTTCGAAGTCTACGCATCCGGTCATGCCCTTAACAACTCGTTTCTCCGTTATCTGCATGCAAATGCCGAGGACTATCTTGAAGAACGTGTTCTTGCTCCTGCCGCCGGAAAGGTCAAGGAACAGGTCTACGTTCCGGACAGTTCCGCAGTTCCTTCTCCTGCTTAG
- a CDS encoding DUF1385 domain-containing protein: protein MMRARNNLAIAVRRPDGEITVELRPWFSMTPNFMKKPFLRGFPIFMETMVNGVKALNYSATQALDEEDGELTSFHLILTMVVAIGAALGLFVVLPHFFSVAMEWWGVSGDVDSLSFHVWDGFFKMIMFLGYIVSISMVPDIKRVFQYHGAEHKVIWAYEAGGNLEACRIKDFSRLHPRCGTAFLLFVLVVSILLFTVLVPLIVSIWAPKVFILKHLYIVGIKLLLMVPVSAVAYEMIKASGKFENNPVCKVMCLPGLGMQLLTTREPDESQIEVALAALNKAVAADSADGGEC from the coding sequence ATGATGCGCGCCAGAAACAATCTGGCTATTGCCGTTCGCCGTCCTGACGGAGAAATTACCGTTGAACTTCGTCCCTGGTTCTCAATGACGCCGAACTTCATGAAAAAACCATTCCTGCGCGGGTTTCCTATCTTTATGGAAACAATGGTAAACGGAGTAAAGGCTCTCAACTATTCCGCCACGCAGGCCCTTGACGAGGAAGACGGAGAACTGACCAGCTTTCATCTGATCCTGACCATGGTGGTCGCCATAGGAGCAGCGCTGGGACTTTTTGTTGTCCTGCCGCATTTTTTCAGTGTCGCCATGGAGTGGTGGGGTGTTTCCGGTGATGTGGACTCCCTGAGTTTTCATGTCTGGGACGGTTTTTTCAAGATGATCATGTTTCTCGGATACATAGTGTCAATCTCTATGGTGCCGGACATCAAGCGGGTGTTCCAGTACCACGGGGCCGAGCATAAGGTAATCTGGGCTTACGAGGCCGGTGGTAATCTGGAGGCCTGCCGCATAAAGGATTTCAGCAGGCTGCATCCCCGCTGCGGAACGGCGTTTCTGCTTTTCGTTCTGGTCGTAAGTATCCTGCTTTTCACCGTACTGGTTCCCCTTATCGTTTCGATCTGGGCTCCCAAGGTATTTATTCTTAAGCATTTATATATAGTTGGGATCAAGTTGCTGCTTATGGTTCCCGTAAGTGCCGTTGCTTATGAAATGATCAAGGCTTCCGGCAAGTTCGAGAACAACCCGGTCTGCAAAGTGATGTGCCTTCCCGGCCTGGGAATGCAGCTTCTGACCACCCGCGAACCGGATGAAAGCCAGATTGAAGTAGCCCTGGCCGCCCTCAACAAAGCAGTGGCAGCCGACTCAGCAGATGGAGGAGAGTGCTAA
- the prfA gene encoding peptide chain release factor 1 — protein MFAKLEELERSFMDLEQELADPEVYNNQERYKKVTMAHAELGDVVAAFREYKQLSSDLEDNKEMAMDSDPEIREMAQMEISEIKARLPKLEEELKLLLLPKDPMDGKNIILEIRAGTGGEEAALFAADLFRMYSRFAEQNGWKVEVMNSNPTGTGGFKEIIASVSGSNIFSKMKFESGTHRVQRVPATETQGRIHTSAATVAIMPEAEEVDVQVRNEDLRVDVFRASGPGGQSVNTTDSAIRITHLPTGLVVICQDEKSQHKNKAKAMKVLCSRLLQAEQDKQHAELAEQRRAQVGSGDRSERIRTYNFPQGRVTDHRINLTLYKLDAVMEGDMGELVDSLVSHYQSEALKQQAQDG, from the coding sequence ATGTTTGCAAAGCTTGAGGAACTTGAACGTTCCTTCATGGATCTGGAGCAGGAGCTTGCTGATCCTGAAGTATACAATAATCAGGAACGCTACAAAAAGGTGACCATGGCCCATGCCGAACTCGGTGATGTGGTCGCAGCCTTCAGGGAATACAAGCAGTTGTCCTCAGACCTTGAAGACAACAAGGAAATGGCCATGGATTCCGACCCGGAAATTCGCGAAATGGCCCAGATGGAGATTTCCGAAATCAAGGCCCGCCTGCCGAAGCTTGAGGAAGAACTCAAGCTGCTGCTTCTGCCCAAGGATCCTATGGACGGCAAGAACATCATTCTTGAAATCCGTGCCGGTACCGGTGGAGAAGAAGCAGCTCTTTTTGCTGCGGACCTGTTCCGCATGTATTCCAGATTCGCCGAACAGAACGGCTGGAAGGTTGAAGTAATGAACTCCAACCCCACCGGAACAGGCGGTTTTAAGGAAATCATCGCTTCTGTAAGCGGCAGCAACATTTTTTCCAAAATGAAGTTCGAGTCCGGGACACACCGCGTGCAGCGCGTGCCGGCAACCGAAACACAGGGACGTATCCATACTTCTGCAGCAACTGTGGCCATTATGCCGGAAGCTGAAGAAGTGGATGTGCAGGTGCGCAACGAAGATCTGCGTGTCGATGTGTTCCGTGCTTCCGGTCCCGGAGGACAGTCGGTCAACACCACTGACTCCGCAATCCGCATCACCCATCTGCCTACCGGGCTGGTTGTTATCTGCCAGGACGAAAAATCCCAGCACAAGAACAAGGCCAAGGCAATGAAGGTTCTCTGCTCCCGTCTGCTGCAGGCCGAGCAGGATAAGCAGCATGCGGAACTTGCTGAGCAGCGCCGGGCACAGGTCGGCTCGGGTGACCGCTCCGAACGCATCCGTACCTATAACTTTCCGCAGGGCCGTGTAACCGACCACCGCATCAACCTGACCCTGTACAAACTCGATGCTGTGATGGAAGGCGATATGGGAGAGCTCGTCGATTCTCTGGTCAGCCATTATCAGTCCGAGGCACTCAAGCAGCAGGCTCAGGACGGTTAA
- the rpmE gene encoding 50S ribosomal protein L31: MKKDIHPKLYKAKIRCHCGYESEIYSTMGEEISTEICSNCHPFYTGKQRFVDTAGRIDRFKKKFANFDATAKVKGN; encoded by the coding sequence ATGAAAAAAGATATCCATCCTAAACTCTATAAGGCGAAAATCCGCTGCCACTGCGGTTATGAATCTGAAATCTACTCTACCATGGGTGAAGAGATAAGCACTGAAATTTGTTCCAACTGCCATCCCTTCTACACCGGTAAGCAGCGTTTTGTTGATACCGCAGGTCGCATCGACCGCTTCAAGAAAAAATTCGCCAACTTCGACGCTACTGCCAAAGTCAAAGGCAACTAG
- a CDS encoding TusE/DsrC/DsvC family sulfur relay protein, with the protein MALVEYQGKSFDVDEDGFLLKFEDWCPEWVDFVKESEGIKDLNEEHQKVIDFLQDYYKKNGIAPMVRILSKVTGYKLKHIYELFPSGPGKGACKMAGLPKPTGCV; encoded by the coding sequence ATGGCTCTCGTAGAATATCAGGGCAAAAGCTTTGACGTTGATGAGGACGGCTTCCTTCTGAAATTCGAAGACTGGTGCCCCGAGTGGGTTGACTTCGTTAAAGAAAGCGAAGGCATCAAAGACCTGAATGAAGAACACCAGAAAGTTATCGACTTTCTGCAGGATTACTACAAGAAGAACGGTATTGCTCCCATGGTGCGTATCCTCTCCAAAGTAACCGGTTATAAACTGAAACACATCTATGAACTGTTCCCCTCCGGACCCGGTAAGGGAGCATGTAAGATGGCTGGTCTGCCCAAGCCCACCGGCTGCGTTTAG
- a CDS encoding YcaO-like family protein, giving the protein MLELKSCPKIYSTDQDKAASPAETVARVKGLLDEKCSGVLKCTRKVDTGRLGIPVFISECGDAAREIMPTRKQMGKGASVAQAEASALMELVERFSFFSFWNTAENFILATYSEAEQMWPGKVIPIERILQSVGEDLDTARARVLLDLVRWHFHPALNVHTGKTEYVPLDWFKILNEFNGASAGNTPEESVLQGGSELVERHVCAVIDRERPSVPVIDPASCKDDVLSGLCKCFEENGIEFIINDFSLGMPLPTVAVTAWDPASFPGMSEIVFTAGTSASPVKAAIRAFTEVAQLAGDFETGRVYEASGLPKFTEIDQTGWLACGGSVGIDSLPSVEQNDIYDELKAFAAGLNDRGFNLYTVDTTNPELGVPANYSFVPGFCFRERTPHASLGLFVGRILSEKVDLDIAGEGLDVIADIYGDPYYVPFFEGMIALRGGDTSRAVDMFSIAVDMQPADEEKALAAFYTAYALSLEERWPETVPYLDRAIELDCEAKEYFNLRGVARFKAGEYRVAAEDFKGALALDSGSASDLANLGLCHKFLGEKDEAVEFLSTALELDPSLEYAQDHLQELLDK; this is encoded by the coding sequence ATGCTTGAGCTTAAATCGTGTCCTAAAATATACTCTACAGATCAGGATAAGGCCGCCAGCCCCGCTGAAACCGTTGCCCGCGTCAAAGGGCTGCTGGATGAGAAATGCAGCGGCGTTCTTAAATGTACCCGGAAAGTCGATACCGGCAGGCTTGGCATTCCCGTTTTCATCAGCGAATGCGGTGATGCCGCGCGTGAAATTATGCCCACCCGCAAGCAGATGGGTAAAGGTGCCTCCGTGGCTCAGGCCGAAGCTTCAGCCTTGATGGAACTGGTGGAGCGGTTCAGTTTTTTCAGCTTCTGGAATACTGCCGAAAATTTCATTCTGGCCACTTACAGCGAAGCCGAACAGATGTGGCCCGGCAAGGTCATCCCCATAGAGAGGATTCTCCAGTCCGTGGGTGAGGATCTTGACACGGCCAGAGCACGTGTCCTTCTGGATCTTGTGCGCTGGCATTTTCACCCGGCCCTTAACGTGCACACCGGAAAAACGGAATACGTCCCGCTGGACTGGTTCAAGATACTTAATGAATTCAACGGTGCTTCTGCCGGGAACACCCCGGAAGAGTCTGTGCTGCAGGGCGGAAGCGAACTGGTGGAACGGCATGTCTGCGCGGTTATTGACCGTGAAAGACCATCCGTTCCGGTTATTGATCCAGCTTCCTGCAAGGATGATGTTCTTTCCGGATTGTGCAAGTGTTTTGAAGAAAACGGCATCGAATTCATCATTAATGATTTTTCTCTGGGAATGCCTTTGCCGACCGTGGCGGTTACCGCCTGGGACCCGGCTTCCTTTCCCGGTATGAGCGAAATAGTATTTACTGCCGGAACCTCAGCTTCCCCCGTCAAGGCCGCTATCCGGGCTTTTACCGAAGTGGCCCAGTTGGCCGGAGATTTTGAAACCGGACGTGTGTACGAGGCTTCCGGGCTGCCCAAGTTTACGGAAATCGATCAGACCGGGTGGCTTGCCTGCGGCGGGAGTGTCGGAATAGATTCTCTGCCTTCAGTTGAGCAGAACGATATATACGACGAACTGAAAGCTTTTGCGGCCGGGCTGAATGACCGCGGTTTCAATCTTTACACCGTGGATACCACCAACCCCGAACTCGGAGTACCCGCCAACTACAGTTTCGTTCCCGGATTCTGTTTCCGTGAGCGGACACCGCACGCCAGTCTGGGGCTTTTTGTCGGCAGGATTCTGTCGGAAAAAGTTGATCTGGATATTGCGGGCGAAGGACTTGATGTCATTGCCGACATCTACGGAGATCCGTATTACGTTCCTTTCTTCGAAGGTATGATTGCCCTGCGCGGCGGGGATACGTCCCGTGCCGTGGATATGTTCTCCATTGCCGTGGACATGCAGCCGGCTGACGAGGAGAAGGCTCTTGCCGCTTTCTACACCGCTTATGCCCTGTCGCTTGAGGAAAGGTGGCCTGAAACAGTGCCGTATCTGGACAGGGCGATAGAGCTTGACTGCGAGGCCAAGGAGTATTTCAACCTGCGCGGTGTTGCCAGATTCAAGGCCGGGGAGTACCGGGTTGCGGCCGAGGATTTCAAGGGTGCGCTGGCGCTGGACAGCGGTTCCGCTTCGGATCTCGCAAACCTCGGGCTCTGCCACAAGTTTCTGGGTGAAAAAGACGAGGCCGTAGAATTTCTGAGCACCGCGCTTGAACTGGACCCTTCGCTGGAGTATGCTCAGGACCATCTTCAGGAATTGTTGGATAAATAA
- the prmC gene encoding peptide chain release factor N(5)-glutamine methyltransferase: MKNPTLKDIISTATARLSKAGVDSPALSAQLLAEKVFGLDRLGLIMEMGRAVDIEAAARFEVLVQRRAAGEPVAYILGIKGFYGLDFKVGPGVLIPRPETEEMVEKVQDSFDRNAEFFFADFGTGSGILAVTVAVLFPSARGIALDLSPEAMTLARENAVQHGVADRVQFVRADFNKPVLAMESMDLIMANPPYLSEAELQEVSFEVSQFEPVSALVGGAVGDEDIRASVPLIAGALKKGGTVFMEIGYLQGRAARDIFESCAEFSGSVDVLADLSGHDRIVVAKKK, encoded by the coding sequence ATGAAGAACCCGACCCTCAAAGACATTATTTCAACCGCCACGGCCCGGCTTTCAAAGGCCGGAGTCGATTCTCCAGCTTTGTCGGCGCAACTGCTTGCCGAGAAGGTCTTCGGACTGGACCGGCTGGGGCTGATCATGGAGATGGGGCGTGCTGTAGATATAGAAGCGGCGGCACGGTTCGAAGTGCTTGTGCAGCGCAGGGCTGCCGGGGAACCGGTAGCGTATATTCTGGGTATAAAGGGATTTTACGGACTGGATTTCAAGGTCGGTCCCGGGGTGCTGATTCCGCGCCCTGAAACTGAAGAGATGGTCGAGAAGGTTCAGGATAGTTTTGACCGGAACGCTGAATTTTTCTTTGCCGACTTCGGAACCGGTTCCGGGATTCTTGCCGTGACCGTGGCCGTGTTGTTTCCATCAGCCCGTGGCATAGCTCTGGACCTCAGTCCGGAGGCCATGACCCTAGCACGCGAAAACGCGGTGCAACACGGTGTGGCGGACCGGGTCCAGTTTGTCAGGGCTGATTTCAATAAGCCTGTCCTTGCTATGGAAAGCATGGATCTGATCATGGCTAATCCTCCATATCTTAGCGAAGCCGAGTTGCAGGAAGTCAGCTTCGAAGTCTCGCAGTTCGAACCGGTTTCCGCGCTGGTGGGTGGGGCGGTCGGCGATGAGGATATACGCGCAAGTGTGCCCCTGATCGCCGGGGCTTTGAAAAAGGGCGGGACCGTTTTCATGGAAATAGGATATCTGCAGGGCAGGGCTGCCAGGGATATTTTTGAATCATGTGCGGAATTTTCCGGAAGCGTAGATGTTCTTGCAGACCTTTCAGGGCATGACAGAATTGTTGTGGCAAAAAAGAAATGA
- a CDS encoding methyltransferase, with protein MKNIALKPGASFDELLAAARNKFGAIKFEPVKVGNVELELAQIADMQAYLDKLVDKARGGKNIELPLWAKIWPSCLVLGFYILKFKAAENASLLDVGSDGGLCGMLAASRGFDVVLAETDEDALLFARLNAVRNGLDDKVSVAGVDFAETDLGRKFDYITGCEILHRDDVAEAFPGFIKRHLADVNGSEVLLSMDKKRGGRKFFESTKDSYHLMKQEVPFAGDKGKSIVSLVRMGVR; from the coding sequence TTGAAAAATATAGCGTTAAAGCCCGGAGCGAGTTTTGATGAACTCCTCGCTGCTGCCAGAAACAAATTCGGGGCCATCAAGTTTGAGCCCGTTAAAGTCGGTAACGTTGAACTGGAGCTGGCCCAGATTGCGGATATGCAGGCTTATCTTGACAAACTGGTGGACAAGGCCAGGGGCGGCAAGAATATAGAATTGCCGCTGTGGGCCAAGATCTGGCCGTCCTGTCTGGTGCTCGGTTTTTACATATTGAAGTTCAAGGCCGCAGAAAACGCATCTCTTCTTGATGTCGGGTCCGATGGCGGGCTTTGCGGAATGCTTGCAGCCTCCAGAGGGTTTGACGTGGTCCTGGCCGAGACAGATGAGGACGCGCTTCTCTTTGCCCGGCTGAATGCTGTGCGCAACGGACTGGATGACAAAGTATCCGTAGCCGGGGTGGATTTTGCCGAGACCGATCTCGGCAGGAAGTTCGACTACATTACCGGATGTGAGATTCTGCATCGCGATGATGTGGCAGAGGCCTTTCCCGGCTTCATCAAACGTCATCTTGCCGATGTAAACGGTTCGGAAGTCCTGTTATCCATGGATAAGAAGCGCGGCGGAAGAAAATTTTTCGAAAGCACCAAGGACAGTTACCACCTGATGAAGCAGGAGGTGCCGTTTGCCGGTGACAAGGGCAAGAGCATTGTTTCTCTGGTCAGAATGGGAGTGCGCTGA